A window of Castanea sativa cultivar Marrone di Chiusa Pesio chromosome 1, ASM4071231v1 contains these coding sequences:
- the LOC142639578 gene encoding cytochrome P450 81Q32-like: protein MLQIMHISITIREDINTNHSYLSNFSVFRKNRVIVIVPILMEGAPWFNFALLFVFLLVVSKFVFKRHANPRNLPPSPPSLPIIGHLHLLKEPLHRTLHELSEKYGHVLFLRCGTRKVLVISSPSAVEECFTKKDIIFANRPHMLAGKHLNYNYKTIGLSSYGDYWRNLRRLTTLELFSTSRLAMFTSVRQDEVKLLVKQLFQDSSREKPTKVELRPKLLDLSFNIMLRTIAGKRYYGKEVVDQEAKQFQIIMGKVTELLGSSNLQDFLPVLQWVDFQGLEKRMVILKKKMDRLFQNLVDEHKRMRGSTSSESVNEGTKMTLIDVMLSLQEIEPEFYTDEIIKSVILAMLHAGTETSSTTMEWALSLLLKHPETMHKAWAEINTNVGQARFLEESDLTKLNYLQNVIDETLRLFPPAPLLIPHESSEECTVSGFHVGQGTMLLVNLWTIHRDPKLWVEPERFRPERFEGVEAEGNRYQLLPFGVGRRACPGAALGRRVVGLALGALIQCFEWDKIGESEINMLEEAGINIPRAEPLEALCKPRQTMINLLYDL, encoded by the exons ATGTTACAAATAATGCATATTAGTATCACAATCCGAGAAGATATCAATACCAATCATTCATATTTAAGTAACTTCTCAGTCTTCAGAAAGAATAGAGTAATAGTAATAGTACCAATACTAATGGAAGGAGCTCCCTGGTTTAATTTTGCACTTTTATTCGTCTTCTTACTTGTAGTTTCAAAGTTTGTCTTCAAAAGACATGCAAACCCAAGAAACCTCCCTCCAAGCCCACCTTCCCTACCTATTATAGGTCATCTCCATCTTCTTAAAGAACCCCTTCACCGAACTCTGCATGAACTCTCTGAGAAATATGGCCATGTCTTATTTCTCCGATGTGGAACCCGTAAAGTTCTAGTAATCTCTTCACCTTCAGCCGTAGAAGAATGCTTCACAAAGAAAGACATCATCTTTGCAAACCGCCCTCACATGCTAGCCGGGAAGCACCTTAATTACAACTACAAAACAATAGGGCTCTCCTCCTATGGTGACTACTGGCGAAACCTCAGGCGCCTCACAACCCTAGAGCTCTTCTCTACTAGCCGCCTCGCCATGTTTACCAGCGTTCGCCAAGACGAGGTTAAACTATTGGTGAAGCAACTGTTTCAAGACTCCTCTAGAGAGAAACCAACAAAGGTTGAGCTGAGACCAAAGCTTTTGGATCTTAGTTTCAATATCATGCTGAGGACAATAGCTGGGAAGCGATATTATGGGAAGGAAGTGGTGGACCAAGAAGCCAAGCAGTTTCAGATTATCATGGGGAAGGTGACAGAGCTTCTAGGGAGTTCAAATTTACAGGATTTTTTGCCAGTGCTACAATGGGTGGATTTTCAAGGGTTGGAAAAGAGGATGGtgattttaaagaagaaaatggatAGGCTCTTCCAAAATCTCGTTGATGAGCACAAGCGAATGAGAGGTAGTACTTCTAGTGAAAGTGTTAATGAAGGGACAAAGATGACATTAATTGATGTTATGTTATCACTGCAAGAGATAGAACCGGAATTCTATACCGACGAAATCATCAAAAGTGTTATTCTG GCAATGCTACATGCCGGGACTGAAACTTCATCAACAACCATGGAATGGGCACTCTCACTTCTTCTTAAGCATCCAGAAACAATGCACAAGGCTTGGGCTGAGATAAACACAAATGTTGGACAAGCCCGCTTTTTGGAAGAATCAGACCTAACAAAGCTGAACTACCTACAAAATGTAATTGACGAGACACTTAGGCTATTCCCACCAGCCCCACTTCTTATACCACATGAATCATCTGAAGAATGCACAGTCAGCGGTTTTCATGTGGGACAAGGCACAATGTTACTAGTTAACTTGTGGACCATTCACAGAGACCCTAAGCTGTGGGTTGAACCAGAAAGGTTTAGGCCAGAGAGATTTGAAGGTGTAGAGGCTGAAGGGAATCGCTATCAACTACTTCCATTTGGTGTAGGAAGGAGAGCTTGTCCTGGAGCTGCTCTAGGTAGACGAGTTGTAGGGTTGGCATTAGGAGCACTGATTCAGTGTTTCGAGTGGGACAAGATTGGTGAGAGTGAAATCAACATGTTGGAGGAAGCAGGAATTAACATACCCAGAGCTGAGCCATTGGAAGCTCTGTGCAAACCACGCCAAACTATGATCAACCTCCTTTATGATTTGTGA
- the LOC142616914 gene encoding MFP1 attachment factor 1-like, which yields MTDSESTIAPPTPEMESEYQDHEQQQQQQPNPTKKPTNNGNTTTAAAANTNTLAFSIWPPTQRTRDAVVARLVETLSKQSILSKRYGTLPSDEASSAARLIEEEAFSAAAESASAEDDGIEILQVYSREISRRMLDTVKTRASSAAASSVVDAGTAPQTPSLEAASATAASEDSSPTVTES from the coding sequence ATGACAGACTCGGAGAGCACAATCGCACCCCCAACCCCAGAAATGGAATCCGAGTACCAAGACCacgaacaacaacaacaacaacaaccaaaccCAACCAAAAAGCCAACCAACAATGGCAACACCaccaccgccgccgccgccaATACCAATACCTTAGCTTTCAGCATATGGCCGCCGACGCAGCGCACGCGCGACGCCGTGGTGGCGCGCCTCGTCGAGACGCTCTCCAAGCAGTCCATTCTCTCCAAGCGCTACGGCACCTTGCCCAGCGACGAGGCCTCGTCCGCCGCGCGCCTCATCGAGGAGGAGGCTTTCTCCGCCGCCGCCGAATCCGCCTCCGCCGAGGACGACGGCATCGAGATCCTCCAGGTGTACTCTCGCGAGATCAGCCGCCGAATGCTCGACACCGTTAAGACTCGCGCCTCCTCTGCCGCCGCCTCTTCTGTCGTCGACGCCGGAACTGCGCCGCAGACTCCGTCTCTCGAGGCTGCTTCCGCTACCGCTGCCAGTGAGGATAGCTCTCCTACTGTCACTGAATCTTAA